A genome region from Anopheles stephensi strain Indian chromosome 2, UCI_ANSTEP_V1.0, whole genome shotgun sequence includes the following:
- the LOC118504493 gene encoding RRP12-like protein, with protein MSKFRSKLKRKDGSKRWKKGSASSSNPQESKHRAKAKSRFFQTNLSLAPTGNPADQKSKLTLEAVLKHEAIQSYGSGGADKTKQPTVNDIAASIKSFSMKDGDDELMSDSQQGTFKTFQTFASNWSACSNMSFKKLLTNFRADSQLQKDMLAILAALTEVIKEHSGTQSSTEYFLALMETIEAAKEDNDINAAVSLLAMGIKSVPQAVLRQKFSDTAQTLLALLERYTETDNHAMVRNLIGCISVMLRAQAYDQWKMSSTLKFFDAILAFTTHTKPKLRKAAQHGVVAVIHGSCFMVPSKQDADEQREQRDDDGEPAQKANLVKHHPAGGRVARFCIGQFKPENIANNQTVILHTLGLLHNALPGFNKDDIKLVSESLLSIMTATNVLIRTNCFQTFHSLFTSKTENLTPVLAGKLLSALYDYRPDRSDSRQIIAWLTVLKEGHLFLAKYDLVLCSTALPKFVQVCAQDFWSSEKLDIVSAASNALKDILYECVQPCCVDAAEVEKHRVSIEKILKYIIDVLCTAPFGHASKQVLIILAIAFDTTGRYFGETLAPALTTLGTRYDPKSSTRLQIEHAVLQAVGSMETSLVLQCIPLAGEDGKIDLDRTWMLPLLREGLQHSSFELFNSVILKLAYQCYMLWQKFKESDNKHQAHIFELLCCQLWGLFPGFCRKPKDVSNFRLIAKTLGTVLNENPDLRAPILDGLKELITHLETPADREEIGRFAKNFLPRLFNIYTTKPNGSYENEVRQAAFETIQAYLSITPTPVLDEMFNVALQQLQEKAPGTFIYDTLFDIVEQLALYQTQEKLVEIYNKYITVILKQDKKQETVAKNTANIRRQMKKAFKLLREILASSNEGCVGFVEAKLGNIEKLLLSTMRLTYEGIQAPRLECLKLILEKQSTVVLESKLVTRTLSEVVATYHLDVIKKQQIGTELLEKIGELFDNQEKINDFIDLIIAGFLGDSQLITNTIGVLRTVLEKFTGSLAIDSLKFMLDQVLTFVIGKTRMEVDAGLHFLYVYTKILPIPLVTNYLSLIVNSLSTMVPDTRRHCRLLLGYIWKKLCKRFGAQEVIQLVPGNDEETHKRLKKIRKDLARAKRNKQERGGKNAPEEEDEEEPDFANELQKKSLTIDDILADSDSDSGVEDERKGRKKKGVDTYIKESEDNIVDLADLDAIGKITTNEPMDVSGKDQSRAGTSKQRKDENRGFKTAADGRLIIKDIEDYSDSDEDPDEAVGYVDKSKKRIYDEDDSDDSQDERDDTEPNPEDDGPSSRKRKALDVLSARSGMSGTSNRYVAGGKGIHRPVASSVKSGYSSKTNRTAKSNASTGAEYRAKKASGDMLKKGKHEPYAYVPLSRNSLNRRKRAKNAGQFKSIVNGARKGAAAGSKKRLLKAGTKRK; from the exons ATGAGTAAATTTCGTTCCAAGCTAAAGAGGAAAGATGGATCAAAGCGATGGAAGAAAGGAAGTGCTTCTTCGTCCAATCCGCAAGAGAGCAAGCATCGAGCTAAGGCAAAAAGCCGGTTCTTCCAAACAAACCTAAGCCTGGCTCCGACTGGCAATCCAGCTGACCAGAAAAGCAAGTTAACGCTCGAGGCTGTGCTAAAACATGAAGCCATACAGTCGTACGGGAGTGGAGGTGCGGACAAAACGAAGCAACCGACAGTGAACGATATTGCGGCCAGCATCAAATCGTTCAGCATGAAAGATGGCGACGACGAGCTGATGTCCGACTCACAGCAGGGAACGTTCAAAACGTTCCAAACGTTCGCCTCGAACTGGAGTGCCTGTTCGAACATGAGCTTCAAGAA GCTACTGACCAACTTCCGTGCCGATTCTCAGCTGCAGAAAGATATGCTGGCAATATTGGCCGCCCTTACGGAGGTTATAAAGGAGCATTCCGGTACTCAAAGCAGCACGGAATACTTTCTCGCCCTCATGGAAACAATAGAGGCAGCCAAGGAGGACAACGACATCAATGCCGCCGTTTCACTGCTCGCCATGGGTATCAAGTCCGTCCCGCAGGCTGTGCTGCGCCAAAAGTTCTCGGACACAGCACAAACGCTGCTCGCTCTGCTCGAAAGATACACCGAAACTGACAACCATGCAATGGTGCGTAATCTGATCGGTTGCATTTCGGTGATGCTAAGGGCGCAAGCGTACGATCAGTGGAAGATGTCTTCGACGCTGAAATTTTTCGACGCCATACTAGCGTTCACCACGCACACAAAACCGAAGCTACGCAAAGCGGCACAGCACGGTGTGGTTGCCGTGATTCACGGCAGTTGCTTCATGGTTCCATCAAAGCAAGACGCCGACGAGCAACGGGAGCAAAGAGACGATGACGGTGAACCGGCACAGAAGGCTAACCTTGTGAAGCATCATCCGGCCGGTGGTCGTGTGGCTCGATTCTGCATTGGACAGTTTAAGCCGGAAAACATAGCCAACAATCAGACGGTCATTTTGCACACACTCGGGCTGCTGCATAACGCGCTGCCCGGATTTAACAAAGACGACATCAAGCTGGTCTCGGAAAGCTTGCTATCGATCATGACGGCCACTAATGTGCTGATTCGTACGAATTGCTTCCAAACCTTCCACTCGCTGTTCACGTCAAAGACGGAAAATCTTACACCCGTGCTGGCGGGCAAGCTACTTTCCGCACTGTACGATTACCGGCCAGATCGGTCCGACTCGCGTCAAATCATCGCTTGGTTAACAGTGCTAAAGGAAGGTCACCTGTTTCTGGCCAAGTACGATCTCGTTCTCTGCAGCACTGCGCTGCCAAAGTTCGTACAGGTGTGTGCGCAGGATTTCTGGTCCTCCGAAAAGCTGGATATCGTGTCGGCCGCCTCCAACGCGCTGAAGGATATTCTGTACGAGTGTGTACAGCCGTGCTGTGTTGATGCAGCGGAGGTGGAAAAGCATCGTGTCTCGATAGAGAAGATTCTGAAGTACATCATTGACGTACTGTGTACGGCTCCGTTTGGCCATGCGTCGAAGCAAGTGTTGATCATTTTGGCAATAGCGTTTGATACTACCGGACGGTACTTTGGCGAAACATTGGCACCTGCCCTAACCACGCTCGGCACACGGTACGATCCTAAGTCGTCTACACGCTTACAAATCGAGCATGCCGTGCTGCAAGCTGTGGGATCGATGGAAACCAGCTTAGTGTTGCAATGCATACCGCTCGCAGGAGAGGACGGAAAGATCGATCTTGATCGTACATGGATGTTGCCGTTACTGCGCGAAGGTTTGCAGCATTCCAGCTTCGAACTGTTCAACAGCGTCATTCTCAAACTCGCCTACCAGTGCTACATGCTGTGGCAGAAGTTTAAAGAATCGGACAACAAACATCAGGCACACATCTTCGAGCTGTTGTGCTGTCAGCTGTGGGGTCTGTTTCCCGGCTTCTGTCGCAAGCCGAAGGACGTATCCAACTTCCGGCTGATTGCAAAAACGCTCGGCACGGTGCTGAACGAGAATCCTGATCTGCGTGCACCGATTCTGGACGGTTTGAAGGAGCTCATAACACACCTCGAAACGCCCGCCGATCGGGAAGAGATAGGACGGTTTGCGAAAAATTTCCTACCCCGGCTGTTTAACATCTACACTACGAAACCGAACGGTAGCTACGAGAACGAAGTGCGGCAAGCCGCATTTGAAACGATTCAAGCGTATCTTTCCATCACTCCCACACCGGTACTGGACGAGATGTTCAATGTGGCATTGCAGCAGCTGCAAGAAAAGGCTCCGGGAACGTTCATCTACGACACGCTGTTCGATATTGTAGAGCAGCTTGCCCTGTACCAGACGCAGGAGAAGCTAGTCGAAATCTACAACAAGTACATTACGGTCATACTGAAGCAGGACAAAAAGCAGGAAACGGTCGCCAAGAACACCGCCAACATACGGCGTCAGATGAAGAAAGCGTTTAAATTGCTGCGGGAAATTTTGGCCTCCAGCAACGAAGGTTGCGTTGGGTTTGTAGAAGCCAAGCTGGGTAATATCGAAAAGTTGTTGCTGAGTACGATGCGCTTAACGTACGAGGGCATTCAGGCACCACGATTAGA ATGCTTGAAGCTGATACTGGAAAAACAGTCGACGGTTGTGCTGGAAAGCAAGTTGGTGACGCGCACACTTTCGGAAGTGGTCGCTACGTACCATTTGGATGTTATAAAGAAGCAACAAATTGGTACCGAGCTGCTGGAAAAGATCGGTGAACTGTTTGAT AATCAGGAAAAAATCAACGATTTCATCGATCTCATCATTGCTGGCTTTTTGGGCGACAGTCAACTGATCACCAACACGATCGGGGTGCTGCGTACCGTGCTGGAAAAGTTTACCGGATCGTTGGCGATCGATTCGCTGAAATTTATGCTCGATCAGGTGCTTACCTTCGTAATCGGTAAAACGCGAATGGAGGTCGACGCGGGGCTACATTTCCTGTACGTTTACACCAAAATTCTTCCAATCCCGCTCGTGACCAACTATCTTTCGTTGATC GTAAACTCGCTCTCGACGATGGTTCCGGACACTAGGCGACATTGCCGTTTGCTGTTGGGCTATATTTGGAAGAAGTTGTGTAAGCGGTTCGGTGCACAGGAAGTGATACAGCTCGTGCCGGGCAACGACGAGGAAACGCATAAGCGGCTGAAGAAAATCCGTAAGGATCTAGCACGGGCAAAACGCAACAAGCAGGAGCGTGGCGGCAAGAACGCCCCAGAGGAGGAGGATGAAGAGGAACCCGACTTTGCGAACGAGCTGCAAAAGAAGAGCTTAAC CATCGATGATATCCTGGCGGACTCTGACTCTGATTCCGGTGTGGAAGATGAGCGCAAGGGTCGTAAGAAGAAGGGCGTGGATACGTACATTAAGGAATCGGAAGACAATATCGTTGATTTGGCTGATTTGGATGCGATCGGAAAGATTACAA CCAACGAACCGATGGATGTGTCTGGCAAGGATCAATCGCGTGCTGGCACCAGCAAACAGCGAAAGGATGAAAACCGTGGCTTTAAAACGGCTGCCGATGGTCGGCTCATTATCAAGGACATTGAGGATTACTCCGATTCCGATGAAGATCCGGACGAGGCGGTTGGGTACGTGGATAAGTCGAAAAAGCGCATCTACGACGAGGACGACAGTGATGATAGTCAGGACGAGCGGGATGACACGGAGCCGAATCCGGAAGACGATGGACCATCGTCCCGGAAGCGCAAGGCGCTCGATGTGCTCAGCGCCCGTTCGGGCATGTCGGGTACGTCGAACCGATATGTGGCCGGTGGTAAGGGTATCCATCGACCGGTGGCTTCCTCTGTAAAGTCTGGGTACAGCAGTAAGACCAACCGTACGGCCAAATCGAACGCTTCCACCGGTGCAGAATATCGGGCGAAGAAAGCATCGGGAGATATGCTTAAGAAGGGCAAACACGAACCGTATGCCTACGTTCCGCTAAGCCGCAATTCGCTCAACCGAAG AAAACGAGCGAAAAATGCGGGACAATTTAAGAGCATTGTGAATGGGGCCAGAAAAGGAGCAGCTGCTGGTTCGAAGAAACGATTGCTAAAAGCTGGTACGAAACGGAAGTAA
- the LOC118504500 gene encoding transport and Golgi organization protein 2 yields the protein MCILFVYVDDGSVPGRYRLVLASNRDEFYARPAKSAAPWEENARVIGGRDMEPGREGGTWLAIGNHPEGRIKLGALLNVTGESKANVSNGRGPIVANFLTGELTGRAYSEQLLAEDNFGAFNFVSIELVANGEREQSQTTKGGTILHTSNAPHSIDTCKTGQALGFGNSTLDKPLQKVCRGREQFAEIVARRNVPFADREAFVDELMGLLKNDVRHFPDAELTRRAGQHAEFLSSVNVRMAGGSYGSRTRTVILIDQSNHMEFIEETLIGTDPETGQWERTRIEREFS from the exons ATGTgcattctgtttgtttacgttgACGATGGTTCCGTGCCCGGACGGTACCGGCTGGTGTTGGCATCTAACCGGGACGAATTCTATGCCCGACCGGCCAAATCCGCAGCACCGTGGGAGGAAAACGCGCGTGTCATCGGTGGGCGTGATATGGAACCGGGTCGTGAAGGTGGTACGTGGCTCGCGATCGGTAACCATCCCGAAGGACGCATTAAACTCGGCGCCCTGCTAAACGTTACCGGCGAAAGCAAAGCTAACGTAAGCAACGGCCGAGGACCGATCGTGGCTAACTTTCTTACGGGAGAGCTTACCGGCCGTGCGTACAGTGAACAGTTGCTAGCGGAGGATAACTTCGGTGCGTTCAATTTTGTCTCGATCGAGTTGGTGGCGAATGGTGAACGGGAACAGAGCCAAACCACCAAAGGGGGTACCATTCTGCATACGAGCAATGCACCGCACAGTATTGACACGTGCAAGACAGGGCAAGCGCTAGGTTTCGGTAATAGTACGTTGGACAAACCGCTACAGAAAGTATGCCGCGGACGGGAACAGTTTGCCGAAATTGTGGCTCGACGTAATGTACCCTTTGCGGATCGAGAAGCTTTCGTGGACGAGCTGATGGGACTGCTGAAGAACGATGTACG ccacttcccggacgctGAATTGACGAGGCGCGCTGGACAGCACGCGGAATTTCTTTCGAGCGTTAACGTACGCATGGCTGGCGGAAGTTACGGCAGTCGCACCCGTACCGTCATCCTGATCGATCAGAGCAATCACATGGAATTCATCGAGGAAACATTGATCGGCACCGATCCTGAAACGGGTCAGTGGGAAAGGACCAGAATCGAACGCGAATTTTCCTAG